In Pyrus communis chromosome 1, drPyrComm1.1, whole genome shotgun sequence, the following are encoded in one genomic region:
- the LOC137748559 gene encoding LOB domain-containing protein 24-like, which yields MANSKACAACKYQRRKCTQTCELATYFPASRFVEFVNAQHMFGMSNIEKILATVEPDQRPAAAETILFEGNIWRNNPSVGCLGVTRFLREQVDFHEKELEMTNLYLAFYRELKQQLDSLKIQSAREAPVVPDQFPRITAEMKKYEEGYIYMSSLEDAQEKAFVIGLMQPASFSGPGESRCGEEKKEMR from the exons ATGGCAAATTCTAAAGCTTGTGCTGCCTGCAAATACCAAAGGAGAAAATGTACCCAAACCTGTGAATTGGCCACGTACTTCCCGGCCAGCAGGTTTGTAGAGTTTGTAAATGCGCAGCATATGTTCGGTATGAGCAACATTGAAAAGATTCTGGCTACGGTTGAGCCGGATCAAAGACCAGCAGCGGCTGAGACTATACTCTTTGAAGGGAATATATGGAGGAATAATCCTTCTGTTGGTTGCCTTGGTGTTACCAGATTCCTCCGCGAACAAGTAGATTTCCATGAGAAAGAACTTGAGATGACAAATCTATATCTAGCATTTTACAGGGAATTAAAACAGCAGCTTGATTCGCTCAAAATACAATCAGCACGAGAAGCACCGGTCGTCCCTGATCAA TTCCCTCGGATCACGGCTGAGATGAAAAAGTACGAAGAAGGGTACATCTACATGTCGAGTTTGGAAGACGCACAAGAGAAAGCCTTCGTCATCGGGCTCATGCAACCAGCAAGTTTCAGTGGACCTGGAGAGTCCAG GTGTGGGGAAGAGAAAAAGGAGATGAGGTAG
- the LOC137746950 gene encoding translation machinery-associated protein 22-like, with protein MAGKPQPVRVLYCAVCSLPAEYCEFGPDFEKCKPWLIQNAPDLYPDLVKEANAKETDKVANQLQSTGISSGGGDGAASSAPKEEVKRLPGGKIKKKEKQEVTIEKVTRNKRKCITTVKGLELFGVKLSDASKKLGKKFATGASVVKGPTEKDQIDVQGDIAYDIVEFITDTWPDVPEAAIFFIEDGRKVPAA; from the exons ATGGCGGGGAAGCCCCAACCGGTTCGCGTACTGTACTGCGCGGTGTGCAGTTTGCCTGCAGAGTACTGTGAATTCGGACCTGATTTCGAGAAATGCAAGCCATGGTTGATCCAAAACGCCCCGGACCTTTACCCGGATCTCGTTAAAG AGGCTAATGCTAAGGAAACTGATAAAGTAGCCAACCAGTTGCAGTCCACTGGTATTTCTTCTGGAGGTGGTGATGGAGCTGCTTCTTCAG CACCTAAAGAAGAAGTCAAGCGCCTTCCAGGCGGGAAGATTAAGAAAAAG GAGAAGCAAGAAGTTACGATTGAAAAGGTCACACGTAATAAGCGAAAATGTATCACCACTGTGAAAGGACTGGAGCTTTTTG GTGTCAAACTTAGTGACGCTTCAAAGAAATTGGGTAAAAAGTTTGCAACGGGAGCCTCTGTTGTTAAG GGGCCAACTGAGAAGGACCAAATTGACGTTCAAGGAGATATAGCCTATGACATTGTGGAGTTCATTACGGATACTTGGCCTGAT GTCCCAGAAGCTGCAATTTTCTTTATTGAAGATGGCAGAAAGGTCCCTGCTGCTTGA
- the LOC137747098 gene encoding cytokinin dehydrogenase 2-like produces MAENFAVPKYLTTMSLILGFMVLFTTGTSILLPALGDISGFLRNDTESINSTSTDYGHIVYQYASAVLNPTSPNDIASLILSANNNSAPFSVAARGQGHSVRGQALTSDGVVINMTALISNGSRIVVSESPSLGSYADVGGEQRWIDVLRATLDRGLTPVSWTDYLYLSVGGTLSNAGISGQTFRYGPQINNVYELDVVTGKGELVTCSSNKVPGLFYAVLGGLGQFGIITRARIPLEPAPKRAKWVRMMYSNFSAFSKDQERLMANNGFDYLEGFLLMKQGPLDLSFYPLLDQPRITALINQYGFIYYIEAAKYYDDSTRTTVDKVVEKLINGLSFVPGFLFDQDVLYIDFLDRVHTEEEKLRSLGLWDIAHPWLNIFVPKSRILDIDSGVFRNILLKQNVPTAVTLIYPMNRKKWDGRMSAVIPDEDVFYVVGLLHASGFNDWQAFDEVNRQILQFCNDAGILVKQYLPHYETQEDWKNHFGTKWQSFQDRKVRFDPNKILAPGQRIFSVL; encoded by the exons ATGGCTGAGAATTTCGCAGTTCCAAAATACTTGACAACCATGAGTTTAATCCTAGGGTTTATGGTGTTATTCACAACCGGGACAAGTATACTCCTACCCGCACTCGGGGATATCTCCGGCTTCCTTCGAAATGATACCGAATCCATCAATTCAACCTCAACAGATTATGGCCATATAGTTTATCAATACGCATCTGCAGTTCTTAATCCAACGTCGCCAAATGACATCGCAAGTTTAATCCTATCCGCAAACAACAATTCTGCACCTTTCAGTGTAGCTGCTAGGGGCCAGGGCCATTCTGTTCGTGGACAGGCCCTGACCTCTGATGGCGTTGTCATAAACATGACAGCTTTGATCAGTAATGGGTCTAGAATTGTAGTCTCTGAGAGCCCTTCTTTGGGTTCTTATGCTGATGTTGGAGGTGAGCAGCGTTGGATCGATGTGTTGCGTGCTACACTCGACCGTGGTCTTACTCCAGTTTCATGGACTGACTACCTCTACCTCAGCGTTGGTGGCACGCTCAGTAACGCCGGAATCAGCGGGCAAACGTTTCGTTATGGACCTCAAATCAACAATGTCTATGAACTCGATGTTGTAACCG ggAAGGGGGAATTAGttacatgctcctcaaacaagGTGCCAGGGCTATTTTATGCTGTTCTCGGAGGCTTGGGCCAATTTGGTATAATAACCAGAGCAAGGATTCCCCTAGAGCCAGCTCCGAAGAGG GCTAAATGGGTTCGAATGATGTACAGCAACTTCTCTGCATTTTCAAAAGATCAAGAACGTTTAATGGCAAACAACGGATTCGATTATTTAGAAGGTTTCCTTCTAATGAAGCAGGGTCCTCTAGACCTTTCCTTTTACCCATTACTCGATCAACCAAGAATAACAGCTTTAATAAATCAATACGGCTTCATCTACTACATAGAAGCAGCTAAATATTATGATGATAGCACTCGAACAACAGTGGACAAG GTAGTTGAAAAATTGATCAACGGGTTAAGCTTCGTTCCGGGATTTTTATTCGATCAAGATGTATTGTACATAGATTTTCTGGATAGAGTGCACACTGAAGAGGAAAAACTTCGATCACTTGGACTATGGGATATTGCTCATCCATGGCTGAATATCTTTGTACCAAAATCACGAATTTTGGACATTGATTCAGGTGTTTTCAGGAACATTCTTCTCAAACAAAATGTTCCTACGGCAGTGACCCTCATTTACCCCATGAACCGAAAAAA GTGGGACGGTAGGATGTCTGCAGTTATTCCAGATGAAGATGTTTTCTATGTTGTAGGGCTCTTGCATGCAAGCGGATTCAATGACTGGCAGGCATTTGATGAAGTAAACAGACAAATACTGCAATTTTGTAATGATGCTGGCATTCTGGTTAAGCAGTACCTTCCCCACTATGAAACACAGGAGGATTGGAAAAACCATTTCGGAACAAAGTGGCAAAGTTTCCAAGACAGGAAAGTTAGGTTTGATCCAAACAAGATATTAGCACCAGGACAAAGGATTTTCAGTGTTTTGTAA